The genomic interval CAGTCGAGTCGGCGCACGGCGGCGCGAGCGGCCCGATCACCCGGCCGCTCCGAGGGCGTCCTCGACGAGCTGCACGAGCATGGCGCGGATCTCCTCGGAGCGCATGATGGCGACGAGCAGCCCGGCGAAGGCCACGGCGGCCATGATGACGATCGCGTACTCGGCCGTGACGGCTCCGCGCTCCTCTGCGAGGAGTCGCGCGGGGCGCCGCAGCACGCGGGGCAGACGGGGCCTCGATGGTTCGGCGCCCGACAGCGGGCCGCGGTTCGGGCGGAAGCGCAGGCGCAGGCGCGCACCGCCGTCGCCGCGAGGGTGCTGCGGCGCGGCGACCGGCGGCGAGTCGTGGGGCACGGCGGTCGGCGGAACTGCCTGCGGCGCGGGGACCGGCGGAACTGCCTGCGGCGCGGGGACCGGCGGAACTGCCTGCGGCGCCGTGCGCTCCGACGCGCCCTCCGGGGGTCCGCCGGACGGTACCGCGAGCAGCGTCGGGACGGCAGTGCGGAGGGATCGGGCTGGGCGGACGGGTCGGACGGGGTGGACGGGTCGGACGGGCGCCGGCAGGCTCGCAGCGCGCGGCTCGGCGTCCCTCGGCGCGACGGCGGACGCGCGGCCCGCTCCCGGGACGGAGGCGCGAGCGGACGGAGCGTCACGGTCGGCGGAGCGCGCGGACGAGGCGCCCCTGGCCGGTGTGCGCCCGGACGAGGCACCCGGATCTGCGATGCGCGCGGACGAAGCACCGCGGTTCGGGGTGCGCTCGAGCGCGGCGCGGCGGTCGGAGACGAGTTCGAGGTCGGGGATCACAGTGTCCTCCTTCGGGAGCTCGCAC from Leucobacter allii carries:
- a CDS encoding DUF4244 domain-containing protein; its protein translation is MPHDSPPVAAPQHPRGDGGARLRLRFRPNRGPLSGAEPSRPRLPRVLRRPARLLAEERGAVTAEYAIVIMAAVAFAGLLVAIMRSEEIRAMLVQLVEDALGAAG